The Melanotaenia boesemani isolate fMelBoe1 chromosome 11, fMelBoe1.pri, whole genome shotgun sequence genome includes the window AGACGACAAAGCTAAGGTACGTTGACCCTCATCAACAATGCTTAAACTTAAACAATGATCTGATGCTGAAGAGCTTCTGTGGATGCAGCAAAACATTTCTCTGCCTGTGTCGCATCTCCCTGATTTTCAGTTTCAAGTGTTAAAACTTGTTAAACTTTGCCCCAGCCCATGCATTTATCTATAGTGCATTGAATTTATGCTCTTTatagtatctcacagaagtgagtacaccccttgCATTTTTGCAAGTATCACATTATAtctttcatgggacaacactataggaattaaactttgatattctgtatgtcaaagttgaatttctatagtgttgtcccatgaaaagatataatgaaatattagcaaaaatgtgaacaCCTGTCAGGATTTAAGTGCTGATATTGTCAATGGTAAAATACCATTTGAATTATGTAACCTGGAACAAAAAGCAGACAACCTCAATCTGTCATCAGGGATCCACTGACGTCTATGTGCCTTCTCTGCTCTATGACTGAAAGTGATTTGAATGTAGTTTGATTATTTGCAACAACCCAGGCTTGAcaactgttctttcttttttcatgttagcagacgaaaaacaacaggtgtgaTGCAAAAATGGGAGGATCCATTGCGAGCCATGAGACGGGGTTAGGGAAACACCCTCCCGTTGCAATAAGAACTAAGTGTTAGTTGCATCGGGTTtactttggatttttttctctggtcGCGGCGCAACAATGTCGTCCACTGTGAAGAAGTTAGAAGTTACCTATAACCCGATTAACGAGCGCAATACCTTCACCAATGGAGACGTCGTTACCGGTCAAGTTACGCTAGAAGTGGCTAAAGACTGCCAAATAGACACGCTATACATTAAGTTTAAGGGGAAGGCGGAAGTTATGTGGACCGAGAGACATGGGAAGACTACCGTTGTTTACCACTCCAAAGATAAATATTTCAGCAACAAACAATACTTCGTGAAGGACAAAAACCTCAAGGgttaatattctttttttttctctgttttgcttGCGCGGAGTCGTTTTAAACGCAATGAGCAAGACCTTTTAAATGGTTGGAGAAGCTGCAGtggatgattttatttttcttaattcatGTGCTTGGCTTATTGCATTGCTgactaaaaaactaaaacaaacaaaaaaaaaacaaaaaaaaaaacaaaacaaaacaaaacattgactCGCTGTACTCCTGCAAacttatattaaaaacaaactaggGACATTATGGAAAGTTGATCAGATGTCATAGTTGTAAGTCAGTGTTGTACAGATTTATAGTGTATTATTCCTTTAAGTAATGTTTTAAGTGATCAGTTGACTGGGAGAAAAAAGCTGCCAAGTTAAATTTGATTAAGTAGTGTGTTTCCTTTTCCTCCATAGATGACCAACAAACACTGCTGCTGACCAGGAACTCGGAAACATGTAAGTATTTCATGTCTCATCATGAAGTGGGGCTCATGTGTGATtttcataaaagaaaatggGATCTGTGCTGTCATTTACCTGACAGTAGttattttttctgatttggTGAGCCTCAGTGCTTATTGACCCAAACAATCCCATTAGACAGCAGCAAAGTGCTGCAAGCTCGCATTTCCTGTCTGCTGCCAAACCACAACCCTCAGATATGGTCATAATtagcttgatggagatgtttgttgttttccagtctTTATATCTTAAAATTTTCGTTACTTCTGATCCACTGCTAAGAGGTGGACACGTCTGATTTAAATATAAAGCATTAATTTAGAATccttacacttttttttttttttataattccattttattttatttttttacgcACTTTACTAACACTTTTCAAacagcttccttttttttccccagactCCAGTGTTGTGGCCCCAGGAATCCATGTCTACCCTTTCTCCTTTCAGATACCTTTTCAGtaagaaaacactttttttatgcTTCAGCACATACTACATATTCATATGGCAATATGTAGAAAATCCTCAATatgtttgtattattattattatttgaaaagCAAATAGTTTAGAATAAAGTGTTTAATATCTAATATACCTGAATTATGAAATATGGTCTAATCTTTGTTTAGTAGTAGTTACAGATCCTGCCTTGTGCTTGATGATCTTTGTGAGCCAAGCATAAGATCACATTTTATAGGAAGACATTATATAAGCAGAAAATCAGGAAATTTCAACAGATTTTTGTtgccactgtttttttttttttttttttttttgactagcTTCCATcagaatatttagaaaaaagtgAAGCGCTTTATTTCATTGCATAAAGATGTGCATATTGATCACTTCCCTCTGGCTTTCTTGTCTTGTTCTTCAGGGAAATACCCTCCTCCTTTAAAGGAGCAGATGGTAAAATCGTGTACATATTGGAGACCAGGCTGGGCAGATCAATGAGGATTGACAAGAAAGAGACAACTACCATCAACTTTGTGTCCAAAGCAGACCTGAACTGTGTACCTGGGTTAATGGTATGCTTTCACATATGATcacttcatttgtaaatgcagagggggaaaaaaagagtagGTGGAAGCAGAGGCTCCACCCACTGAGTTGTACCTGTACAAACATGTACCATGTCATGTGACATGAAACGTCTGCATCTAAGAAGCTCTTCCTGAACAATCGCAGGTTTAGAAATTTGCACAACAGCACTTAAAAAACTCTGGTTGGGATAATTTAATCATCTGATTGGCTCAAATGGTATAACCTTGTTTATGGTCCCGCTTAACAAGTAGCAGATACCGGACACCAgagttttgcttattttttatttttatttttttaagagaatTTATATTGTAttcattaatttgatttaagtCATTTGTGTTTCAGACCCCACTGCATGACTCTAAGGATAAGAAAATGAAACTTTTTACCTCAGGAAGTGTAGCCATGGATGTGAATCTTGAAAAGGCTGGTTTTTTCCAAGGTGAGATCCCTCAAAGTGAACTAGACACCCACTGGTCTAAAACCAAAGCTTGCTCTAACATTTCTGCTCTCTGTCACAGGAGAACAAATAAAGGTTATGACTTTAATTAAGAACGATTCATCTCGTGAGATCAAGCCCAAGTATTGCATATACAGAAAGCACAGCTTTTTTGCACGAGGGAAGAGAAGAGTCCATACTAAGGACCTCCTGAAGGAGGTGGGAGcccccatccctccatctgttTCAGAAAAAGTCACCCAGCTCATCACCATTCCCCATGATGTGGAGCCCTCCATCCTCAGCTGCAACATCATCAAAGCAGAGTACAGGCTCAGGGTGagtgttttaataaataaaattttatttcccAAACATTTAGCTTCAAAGTCCTTTGCATTTTTCCTCAGCATGCAACATTTTTCCCTTACACATGGAAAAGGGCAAAAACGACCTATTGATATCCAGTAAAGGATGAAAAATTGTACTAAAAACTCCAACGCAAACATACACGCCCTCCACACACAAAGTGCTTCTTGTTGaattataatataaaacattttgagtGAGCTGacataaatggaaaaagaaCTCTTAATAGCTTGTGCTTGCTTTTTTAATCATGCATTATGTGGCAGCACTGGAGATGGTTAAAAGGTATCTGGTATTTTATCTAATCACTGAGCAACTTTTAACCTCATGCTTACCAGAGTCAGTTGAATGCTTTTCACCTACCTTTCACCTTTGCACCTACCTTTCTCATTGCACGTATATTTGCTAAAAACATTGGTTATGCATGCACTATGTGAATTTACACTATGTGGCTCACTCTATATGAATGGATGAACACAAACTACAGATATGATAAGAGCAGTAAGTCAGGTGTGGAGAGAAAATCAACAATACTGAGGTAATGTTCTCTTGTAGCTTTGTCTGAAACATGGAAAGGAGCAGATTaacatgtatatacatacacCTAAAACAAGACTGAAcaagtttattttctgtcttgtaCAAGATAGCTATGATTTTTAAAAGCTCCAAATAATCAaccacttttttattattattttgagaCGTGACAAGAAAGCAATGAAAAAGCTGTATTTTCTACACAGGTCTATCTTGATGTCAAGTATGCTTCAGATCCAGAGATCAAATTTGATATAGTCATCCTTCCACCCTCTTCAGTTCCTGCTGTGGCAGCACCACCTGCTGCCATTGGCTTTGGATTTGAACCATTTGGGAACCTAAACCCTCCAGTCTGGGGCTTTGGACCTTCACAACCACCAGCAGGAGCTCAACCCTTCAATACTCATCCTCCTCCTTATGGAGAGTATAACATGTACCCTCCTTTGAATCAGTTTGATGATAAATATTAGCAATGTGGCTGAGAAGATGTGTAGAAGtgaatagataaaataaagagattaaaagtCTTTGTGAATtagtctttttgtctttttttttatcattgataACTTGTAAATGTTAATTCTTTAtgctgtaaaatattttaataaagtattcagttgaattagaataaaaacattgaattaattttactttcatttacctttttttatcAACCTAtccatatatatttttcttgatACTAAATTAATATCTTATTGTATTATCGAAGAACGGTTATCATCTTGTTATAATTTGTCTTTCAGTAAGCAGCACAATAAAAACGCCTGCTTCTCTCATGGTTGTAAGGCACAAATTTAAGGTTACATTAGTTCTTGCTGGTTTATCGTtctgctaaaatattttttaaatgttctgaaaaaacatggggtgcttggggctcgctgtccgctggtccgcctggggtgtcccccacggggcatggtgggtgggttgtgtgtggcgtgactgtgtggtggtgagtgattgtgggtgcggcacgggggagggtgtgagtgtggggttatgtggggtgcagattggagtaggtggggagtgggctgatagcaccctggttcccggggtgtgcggctggaacatcggggtgtgtgctggcctacgccgggtggctgtctgggggggcctggtcctcctaggcatgttgcgggccctctgggcctttggggggtggggcggccgcctctgggctcctggggccctaggcccttcacttgggctgccctgggtggccggtccctggcggggccggcagctgctgatcttggcccgctggggcctgtgccccgggaccgtggggggctcttgctggggctctcctctgccgccctttgggtggggctggagtcgtctttgtggtggggtggcttgggttggtgctccgggtctgctgctaaGGGCccggcccggcccaggccctggtctgcctctggcctccgtggaggcgaggttgcatttgcatgatctcactcaccactcttcatcactgatcactccttgtttctcatgctctgcatgctgacacagtcactgagttgtctagtgggtttttaatactagcgataattataaaattttttttttgtatttttcctgtgagttagtatctggtcgctgttatgtcttcttgatttggttattatttaaaaactcttaatgactggcagccctgttttttttttttttttttttctgtgtgtgtgtttcaacttttgtaaaagttgtaggaaattttctggcgtgttcatgtacaggtgtaacagtttgttgtctggtgatggtgtggattgaagggtcgtttccttctgtctgtgatctttttgtctcctttcttctttcccttttgctctctttgctattttccatctttttctgtcccctccggtcaggtccagcaaaatgacatagattccgtgattcaaagtaaataaataaataaattaatcacattatcaagaggagccttacccataggcctccccttggcagagcaaatttgttcagcacgatacagcaaccagattatcattttgcttgctatgatgctggacaggacaagtaaaaaaaaaaaaaaggttctgaAAAAAGGTTTCCAGTGGATAATTATATGAACCGTGAAAAAGACAGTAATTCTCAAACCCCAATTTTTAACTATTAGTTAATCTAATGTGCGTGTCTTTGAACTGTAGGATAAGATGATCTATTGTGACACTGACAACGAGCTTCTCTATCACGATAGCAGAGGGGGAAAATACACTATTCACTGCCCACTCAGGTGCTTTCCACGGCAGcaggctgtttttctttcaaagaaaTATATGCAGGGCTGACGGGCCGTCATATTGGAAATCGATCTATTGCTTTTGTAATTATCTTGATAATTACGATATATCTACAGgactctttttgttttcctaaaGATCACACTGATGATGTGTTAGGGTTCAGGTATGATATAAGAAACAGGTCTAACAAGATCTGCAAGCTTGTGACCGCATATACAAGCTGCTCAGCAGAAGTACAGGGTGCACATAGTTTTTGTTCCTCAGTTTGTACTGAACTATTGCTCTGTGGAATATGACCATTAAAAAATTTCAAATTGAATATGACGCCATCAACAATAAGAACATCTTTACAAATGGAGATACCATCAATGGAAGGATCATCGTGGAGACTTCTAAAGAAACCAGAGTCCAGTCGCTTATGTTTATAGCGAAAGGAAAAGCTCGGGTGTGTTGGCATGAACAACACGGGGAATACAACCATCACTACTACTGGGCTGATGAGAAATATTACAGTGTCAAACATCATATTATAAGAGAATCAAGACAAGATGGTAATGTATAACATTAAAATAAGTTAGCTCTGTCATGTTGATGTAATGCTTAAAAACAtactcagtgttttttttgttttttttttccaggcacTGAAATAATTAGAAAAGGAAGGCATGTGTTTCCGTTTACCTTCACAATTTCAGACAGGTAcgtttttgttgtttcatttaaatgcaactttttacttctgttcagACTGTAATCAGGTCATGTTACTTTACTTCACAGAAAAATGCCATCAACTTTCCAAACATCCATCGGCCGTATTGTTCACAAGTTGAAGGCAGAGCTTAAACAATCCATGAAGCtgacaaaaaaagttaaagccCACTTCACCTTTGAATCCAAAGCAGACAAAGATATACCAGGACTCATggtaagaaagaagaagaaaaactagttGTCACTGATACTGTCTTGGCAAAACTGTGATACTATTCTACATGGATATTTAATGAGTTATCTTTTTAGGAACCTCAACATCAGTGCAAGGATAAAAACCTTGCTTTTGGCTCTGGAGATGTCTCAATGGATGTCTACAGCAAGAAGCTAGGATACAAACCAGGTAATCATCTTATCTCATAATGACAACACCATCTGGCATCTGTGGAACTTGGATGCACTCGTTTCCTTTTGCTGGTAACTTGTCAGGCAACTCTTGCTTATCTTTGAGCACATGTTTGCAAAGTTGCTTTGGGGGAGAATGCATGCATGTTTCATCTTTTTGGTTTCTGGGAATTAGTTTTGGGGCGTGTTTAAAATAGAAAGTGTGATAAGATGGAGAGAATGAGGTTGAGCAAAGGTTCGGCCGACAGACTGAATTAGAATATTGAAAGCTGTGGGAGAAAGATCTTAACCACATGACCTTTGAGTTGCCCCCATGTCAACACATTCTGTGAGATCCATCCATCCTGGCCTTCTGTGTTGACTGGGTTTTTGAATACAATGCCATTGTGTGTAATAATTTCAAACTGACCATCTGCCTCTTTTACACAGGTGAAGCCCTCGAAGTCACAGTTAAAATTAACAATCGCTCAAGTCGTTCAGTGAAGCCCAAATTCGAACTTTATGAAAAGATTAGTTATTTTGCTCAGGGTAAAAGgaaacttcacacacacaccatccttaaAGGCAAAATGGATACTGTTTATGAACACTCTGGCCAAGCAGATGTCACCAAGATGATAACTGTCCCAGAAGTGCCTCCATCCATTTTGAACTGTTCCATCATCAAACGGGAATACAGGCTGAAGGTAAGCTCCTCTGATATTATTTCTCATTTCTACTGTAAAAAAAGTAAGTGAGTTTTCGTTTCCTGTtgcatcaaataaaaatgtcaaacactaatattaatatttactaAGGGAActctttatgaataaatgaataaaattataaaaagcaaatcctccatttcttttttaaaaagtgagagCATCCGGTCAACAAGCCAAGAAGACTAATTAACTCATATTCTACGACCAAGAGATGTTCAATTACGGCATACCTCTAatagcaaaagaaaagagaaaattccTGAAACTTATTAACTAACAACAAAGATGCAATATCCagaaagttaaaacaaacaaaaagaaagtacatATGCACTTTCTTCTCCCTTACAGGTTTATCTGAACATCAAATATGCTAGAGACCCATATGTCAAACTCCCCATTGTCTTCCTACCTGAGTTTTCAGGAAGTAAACAACCTCCAGTTGTTCCAGGGTTTGGATTTGAACCATTTGGAAACCCAATGCAACCAGCCTGGAGTTCTGCACCACAAACTATGGGTCCTCCACCTTCCTACGGAGCATGTGCAATGTACCCCTCGTCTCCTTCTGGCATTTACAAGTAAAGTCTGTACATACTTGCCTTATTAGAGATGTTATCATTTTTGCATTGCACACCTATAAAACTGTGACTTACACACCACATAAGCCTCTTTGTGGTGAAAAACAATGTCGGTTGCCTTACCTGCAACTTGACCATCATCAATTTTTTTGAGATTCAGATGTATGTCGGTTGATGACAAAGTTTTTAGCCA containing:
- the LOC121649160 gene encoding arrestin domain-containing protein 3-like isoform X1; the encoded protein is MSSTVKKLEVTYNPINERNTFTNGDVVTGQVTLEVAKDCQIDTLYIKFKGKAEVMWTERHGKTTVVYHSKDKYFSNKQYFVKDKNLKDDQQTLLLTRNSETYSSVVAPGIHVYPFSFQIPFQEIPSSFKGADGKIVYILETRLGRSMRIDKKETTTINFVSKADLNCVPGLMTPLHDSKDKKMKLFTSGSVAMDVNLEKAGFFQGEQIKVMTLIKNDSSREIKPKYCIYRKHSFFARGKRRVHTKDLLKEVGAPIPPSVSEKVTQLITIPHDVEPSILSCNIIKAEYRLRVYLDVKYASDPEIKFDIVILPPSSVPAVAAPPAAIGFGFEPFGNLNPPVWGFGPSQPPAGAQPFNTHPPPYGEYNMYPPLNQFDDKY
- the LOC121649160 gene encoding arrestin domain-containing protein 3-like isoform X2, which codes for MSSTVKKLEVTYNPINERNTFTNGDVVTGQVTLEVAKDCQIDTLYIKFKGKAEVMWTERHGKTTVVYHSKDKYFSNKQYFVKDKNLKDDQQTLLLTRNSETYSSVVAPGIHVYPFSFQIPFQEIPSSFKGADGKIVYILETRLGRSMRIDKKETTTINFVSKADLNCVPGLMTPLHDSKDKKMKLFTSGSVAMDVNLEKAGFFQGEQIKVMTLIKNDSSREIKPKYCIYRKHSFFARGKRRVHTKDLLKEVGAPIPPSVSEKVTQLITIPHDVEPSILSCNIIKAEYRLRFLLWQHHLLPLALDLNHLGT